From Deltaproteobacteria bacterium, a single genomic window includes:
- a CDS encoding transglutaminase domain-containing protein, giving the protein MAGYSGAACLALRAGLASAATADGVDITRLRQMEFDVTYRTVVHNLPADAEDFHLWMPLPPADAAQAISKLSVSCTLPHETTTSETYGNQIVHVRAASKHISADWSLTARYHVARKQAGSTAQALDAAGAAKYLRYTSRTRMTDEVEAFARNAIGDAKQPLEVARRVFEGIIEELSYDKQIPGCGTGDTQWIMRHKRGKCDDYHSLFMAILISRGIPVRWEQGFPLPAAGGASGQLSGDCSGAHCWVSFHDRDAGWVPVDVSEADKNPAARNFFFGKLSPNRFKVSEGRAIALAPKQGGDLLETFAYAYAEADGIPLIYPANYENQVQFTITRVEVA; this is encoded by the coding sequence TTGGCCGGCTACAGCGGCGCGGCGTGCCTGGCGCTGCGGGCCGGTTTGGCAAGCGCCGCAACCGCGGACGGCGTCGATATCACCCGCCTGCGCCAGATGGAGTTCGATGTCACCTACCGCACGGTGGTGCACAACCTGCCGGCTGACGCCGAGGATTTTCATCTCTGGATGCCGCTGCCGCCGGCCGACGCGGCGCAGGCGATCAGCAAACTGTCGGTCAGCTGCACGCTGCCCCACGAGACCACCACCAGTGAGACTTACGGCAACCAGATCGTGCACGTGCGCGCCGCCAGCAAGCACATCTCCGCCGACTGGTCGCTGACCGCCCGCTATCACGTCGCCCGCAAGCAGGCCGGCAGCACGGCGCAGGCGCTCGACGCTGCCGGCGCGGCAAAATATCTGCGTTACACCTCCCGTACGCGCATGACGGACGAAGTGGAGGCATTCGCCCGCAACGCCATCGGCGATGCCAAGCAACCGCTGGAGGTGGCGCGCCGGGTGTTCGAGGGCATCATCGAAGAGCTCTCTTACGACAAGCAGATCCCCGGCTGCGGCACCGGCGATACCCAATGGATTATGCGCCACAAGCGCGGCAAGTGTGACGACTACCATTCTTTGTTCATGGCGATCCTGATCTCACGCGGCATCCCCGTGCGCTGGGAGCAAGGCTTCCCGCTGCCCGCCGCCGGTGGCGCCAGCGGACAGCTTAGCGGTGACTGCTCCGGCGCTCACTGCTGGGTCAGCTTCCATGACCGTGACGCAGGCTGGGTACCGGTGGATGTGTCAGAGGCAGACAAGAACCCCGCGGCCCGCAATTTCTTCTTCGGCAAGCTCTCACCCAACCGCTTCAAGGTCTCCGAAGGACGCGCCATCGCCTTGGCTCCGAAGCAGGGCGGCGATCTGCTCGAGACCTTTGCTTACGCCTACGCCGAAGCCGACGGCATTCCGCTGATCTACCCGGCCAACTACGAAAACCAAGTGCAGTTCACCATCACGCGCGTCGAGGTGGCGTAG
- a CDS encoding TlpA family protein disulfide reductase, which yields MSGQTNYAWRAAAVALAMLASVARPGPAAAEIAAVGKPPPAFALPDETGEVYRLPELLGKPLILYFTHNMCHYCTQIIGFLKRAHEAHAGDGLTIITINVLADSDKLIRRYKDQFSLPFPMLAGKNVQLLRDYEVNYVPIVVFVGKDGLVRHIEHHYVLPEDFDREVQEIMGGSS from the coding sequence GTGAGCGGGCAAACGAATTATGCATGGCGAGCCGCTGCTGTCGCCTTGGCCATGCTGGCCAGCGTGGCGCGGCCCGGCCCGGCGGCAGCCGAAATCGCCGCGGTCGGCAAACCCCCGCCGGCGTTTGCGCTGCCGGACGAGACCGGCGAGGTCTATCGCCTACCCGAGCTGCTGGGCAAACCGCTGATCCTGTATTTTACTCACAACATGTGCCACTACTGCACGCAGATAATCGGCTTTCTCAAGCGCGCCCACGAGGCCCACGCCGGCGATGGCCTCACCATCATCACGATCAACGTCCTGGCTGATAGCGACAAGCTCATCCGCCGCTACAAGGATCAGTTCAGTTTGCCGTTCCCGATGCTGGCCGGCAAGAACGTGCAGCTACTGCGCGACTACGAGGTGAACTACGTGCCGATCGTGGTGTTTGTCGGTAAAGACGGGCTGGTCCGCCACATCGAGCACCATTACGTGCTGCCGGAGGACTTCGATCGCGAGGTCCAAGAGATCATGGGCGGCAGCTCATAG
- a CDS encoding DUF481 domain-containing protein, translated as MLRTEAGLTAPLIDPISAKFVVRDEYDSRPSPGAKRNSLWVTLRLSLIW; from the coding sequence TTGCTGCGCACCGAAGCCGGGCTGACGGCTCCACTCATCGACCCGATCAGCGCCAAGTTCGTGGTCCGCGATGAGTATGATAGCCGGCCGTCGCCTGGGGCGAAGCGGAACAGCTTGTGGGTCACATTGAGGCTCTCGCTCATCTGGTAA
- a CDS encoding DUF748 domain-containing protein, giving the protein MTARFAWLNRWRRWIALLGVLLVIRAALPEAVRRLLVSQASQALHARVEIGDVDLSLLWGGIGLSDVTVRAAAGEADTPPLLAWKRLAVELRWLQLLGKTVRLREVVLESPRVALDRLEDGQLNLLALVPASAAPAATAATPAPQSTLGAETPAPANVGWGFGVDRLVLRDGRLRFHDLTIKESEPIEVTIEHVEVSDIAMRPGLYDEPSRMRLALALDQGALRLDARLTLREGGTALEADLEARNLPLHQTRLYIPTVGWSALQGALDAALAYRLDTVTRNELRGTVTLRDVAVRVPQLDEPALAWRNVTVKLDTLDLVGRRVAVSEVEIVGASLPVRPLGGDLLPLLAAASSPPANAGRTLDPTSSASASPAAGPAAAPWRWSVSSLRVTESRIRLLNAAASLDVGVGLTTSDLASDTDRRARMQLALTAGAGSVNAEGALRLFSPAFAGTVRITNLPLAEFAAVTSALPSNLLQAGRLGSELTIEAGLAAPGVDVGQLTSSDLRLRGRLSLAELRLGNAEPQGFTMGARSFDMAITELEIPGVLPGSSATARRTDDVHLRGRLAVADFQLAATDSKSFSVGVRSLDLPIKDLYVPRLLPAAQAAAPRPVRAVIGDLRLGGPTVQLARTATGIAVPKFSPASAPASEAPAPSAAAPPRPIEVEVDSIRLAGGRVAVVDRTVTPFFGGDLAPFAVELRELRWPALAVANLRAQATSAVLGKIEIFGGQKSGRGWIELNGEQIALPRLNPYAASFSSYRIASGNASIATKASFNGESYWSDTWLTLHDFGLEGGAGESLFEQQFGIPLSMALALMRDVHGDIVLGIPIEADAQGAKVDVLAVVGGALRRAIVNALASPLKLVGAVFGGDKNKAAAGPAPIACRVGRSDLTPAGAETIGQLAGLLATRPGIGVTLAATVTAGDVRGLSEQRLLQEWEGQGVLGKLQGLPQRDTRERVRRALAERAKDQWHSLKETVPFV; this is encoded by the coding sequence ATGACGGCTCGCTTCGCCTGGCTTAACCGCTGGCGGCGCTGGATCGCGTTGCTCGGTGTGCTGCTGGTGATTCGGGCGGCACTGCCCGAGGCCGTGCGTCGGCTTCTCGTCTCACAGGCCTCGCAAGCACTGCATGCTCGGGTGGAAATCGGCGACGTCGATCTCTCGTTGCTGTGGGGCGGGATAGGGCTGAGTGATGTGACGGTGCGCGCCGCCGCGGGTGAGGCTGACACGCCGCCACTGTTGGCGTGGAAGCGGCTTGCCGTCGAGCTGCGCTGGCTGCAGTTGCTGGGTAAGACCGTGCGGCTGCGTGAGGTGGTGCTGGAATCGCCGCGCGTCGCGCTCGATCGGCTCGAAGATGGCCAGCTCAACCTGCTGGCGCTAGTGCCGGCGAGCGCCGCGCCCGCAGCTACGGCGGCAACGCCCGCGCCGCAGAGCACGCTCGGCGCTGAAACACCGGCGCCAGCGAACGTGGGCTGGGGTTTCGGCGTCGATCGGCTCGTGCTTCGCGACGGCAGGCTGCGCTTCCACGACTTGACGATCAAGGAGAGTGAGCCGATCGAGGTGACCATCGAGCACGTCGAAGTCAGCGACATCGCAATGCGCCCCGGGCTCTACGACGAGCCGTCGCGGATGCGCCTGGCCCTCGCGCTTGATCAGGGAGCACTGCGGCTCGACGCGCGCTTGACGTTGCGCGAAGGCGGGACGGCCCTCGAAGCTGACCTCGAGGCCCGGAATCTGCCACTGCACCAGACCCGGCTTTACATTCCCACAGTCGGCTGGAGCGCCTTGCAAGGCGCGCTCGACGCGGCGCTTGCGTACCGGCTCGATACGGTAACGCGAAACGAGCTGCGCGGGACGGTGACGCTGCGTGACGTCGCCGTGCGCGTTCCGCAGCTCGACGAACCCGCGTTGGCCTGGCGCAACGTTACGGTGAAGCTGGATACACTCGATCTGGTCGGGCGCCGCGTCGCCGTCAGCGAGGTCGAGATTGTCGGGGCCTCACTGCCCGTGAGGCCACTGGGCGGCGATCTTCTGCCGTTGCTTGCCGCTGCGTCCAGTCCGCCGGCGAATGCCGGCCGGACCCTGGACCCGACATCCTCCGCGTCGGCTTCGCCGGCAGCCGGCCCGGCCGCCGCGCCCTGGCGCTGGTCCGTCTCGTCGCTGCGCGTTACCGAATCGCGCATCCGCTTGCTTAACGCGGCGGCGTCACTCGATGTCGGCGTCGGGCTCACCACGAGCGACCTCGCCAGTGACACCGACCGGCGGGCGCGGATGCAGTTGGCACTGACGGCGGGCGCGGGATCGGTCAACGCAGAGGGCGCACTGCGCCTCTTTTCGCCTGCCTTCGCCGGCACGGTGCGAATCACGAACCTGCCGCTGGCGGAGTTCGCGGCGGTTACGAGCGCGCTCCCATCCAATCTTCTGCAGGCCGGCCGACTCGGCTCGGAGCTGACGATCGAGGCCGGCCTAGCGGCGCCCGGGGTGGATGTGGGCCAGCTCACGTCGAGTGATCTTCGCCTGCGCGGCCGCCTGTCGCTCGCCGAACTCCGGCTCGGCAATGCCGAGCCACAGGGTTTCACGATGGGCGCGCGATCGTTCGACATGGCCATCACCGAGCTGGAGATTCCGGGAGTACTGCCGGGCTCGTCCGCCACCGCGCGCCGCACCGATGACGTGCATCTGCGCGGTCGGCTCGCGGTCGCCGACTTCCAGCTTGCCGCAACGGATTCCAAGTCCTTCAGTGTGGGCGTGCGATCGCTCGATCTGCCGATTAAGGACTTGTACGTCCCGAGACTTCTGCCCGCGGCGCAGGCCGCGGCCCCGCGACCAGTGCGTGCGGTGATCGGCGATCTGCGGCTCGGCGGACCGACCGTGCAGCTCGCCCGCACGGCGACGGGGATTGCAGTCCCGAAATTCTCTCCGGCCTCGGCTCCTGCCAGCGAGGCGCCCGCGCCTTCGGCGGCGGCCCCGCCGCGACCGATCGAGGTGGAAGTAGATTCGATCCGTCTAGCGGGCGGCCGTGTCGCGGTCGTCGATCGGACCGTGACTCCCTTCTTTGGTGGCGATCTGGCTCCGTTCGCGGTTGAGCTGCGCGAACTGCGCTGGCCGGCGCTCGCGGTGGCCAACCTCCGCGCTCAGGCGACCAGCGCGGTGCTCGGCAAGATCGAAATCTTCGGCGGGCAGAAATCTGGCCGAGGATGGATCGAACTCAACGGTGAGCAAATCGCTCTGCCACGGCTCAACCCATACGCGGCGAGTTTCTCCAGCTACCGCATCGCCAGTGGCAACGCGTCGATCGCGACGAAGGCTTCGTTCAACGGCGAGAGCTACTGGAGCGACACCTGGCTGACGTTGCACGATTTCGGCCTGGAGGGCGGAGCGGGTGAGTCGTTGTTCGAGCAGCAGTTCGGTATCCCGCTCTCGATGGCGCTGGCGTTGATGCGCGACGTTCACGGCGACATTGTGCTCGGCATCCCGATCGAGGCCGATGCGCAGGGGGCGAAGGTTGACGTGCTCGCGGTGGTTGGCGGAGCACTCCGGCGCGCCATCGTGAACGCCTTGGCCTCGCCACTCAAGCTCGTCGGTGCCGTGTTCGGCGGCGACAAGAATAAGGCCGCCGCCGGACCGGCGCCGATCGCGTGTCGCGTCGGGCGGAGCGATCTCACGCCCGCGGGGGCCGAAACGATCGGGCAACTCGCCGGCCTGCTTGCCACGCGTCCGGGAATCGGCGTCACTCTCGCCGCGACCGTCACCGCCGGTGACGTGCGCGGGCTCAGTGAGCAGCGGCTGCTTCAGGAGTGGGAAGGGCAGGGTGTTCTCGGCAAGCTGCAGGGGTTGCCTCAGCGAGATACTCGCGAGAGAGTTCGCCGCGCTTTGGCGGAGCGGGCCAAGGACCAATGGCATTCGCTTAAGGAAACTGTGCCATTCGTTTAA
- a CDS encoding SCO family protein, translating into MSKAAITAIGAGLLLGVGVLAWALIPSERQPDLPSFALPNWDGQTISNQSLAGKTTLLGFTFAKCTASCSMLTHMLKALDEELTSPANVQYLHVSVNPAADTPEEILKHFAKHGIDPKQDRRWLFLTGEQPRVAGVLKDFGITVEGAAAAGGEALRHTIKVLVIDPTGKPTAAFDTYFWDKEDMLRALRSASAFAQPRD; encoded by the coding sequence GTGAGCAAGGCTGCCATCACGGCGATCGGTGCCGGCCTGTTGCTCGGCGTTGGGGTACTGGCCTGGGCGTTGATTCCAAGCGAACGTCAGCCCGACTTGCCAAGCTTCGCCTTACCCAATTGGGACGGGCAAACGATCTCCAACCAGTCACTGGCGGGCAAGACCACGCTCTTGGGATTTACCTTCGCCAAGTGCACCGCCAGCTGCTCGATGTTGACCCACATGCTCAAAGCCCTCGACGAAGAGCTGACTAGCCCGGCGAACGTGCAGTACCTCCACGTGAGCGTGAATCCGGCGGCGGACACGCCGGAAGAGATCCTCAAGCACTTCGCCAAGCACGGCATCGACCCGAAGCAAGACCGGCGCTGGCTCTTTCTTACCGGCGAGCAGCCGCGGGTGGCGGGGGTGCTCAAGGACTTCGGCATCACGGTCGAGGGCGCGGCCGCCGCGGGCGGCGAGGCGCTCCGGCACACCATCAAGGTGCTGGTCATCGACCCCACCGGCAAACCGACCGCCGCATTCGATACCTACTTTTGGGACAAGGAGGATATGCTCCGTGCGCTCCGCTCAGCCTCCGCCTTTGCACAGCCGCGGGATTGA
- the mscL gene encoding large-conductance mechanosensitive channel protein MscL yields the protein MLREFKEFAMRGNVVDMAVGIIIGAAFGKIVTSFVGDILMPPLGLLLGRMDFSNLFIALSGETYPSLAAAKAAGAPTINYGLFVNTVLDFLIVAFAIFILIRQVNRLQQPPAAAPITKACPYCVSAIAIKATRCPHCTSELKAA from the coding sequence ATGCTGAGAGAGTTCAAAGAGTTCGCGATGCGGGGCAACGTGGTGGATATGGCCGTGGGGATCATTATCGGCGCGGCGTTTGGCAAGATCGTCACCTCGTTCGTGGGAGACATTCTGATGCCCCCGCTGGGATTGCTGCTTGGCCGGATGGATTTCTCCAATCTGTTTATCGCATTGTCGGGTGAGACCTACCCAAGCCTGGCGGCGGCGAAAGCGGCCGGGGCGCCCACCATCAATTACGGGCTGTTCGTCAACACCGTGCTCGACTTCCTGATCGTCGCCTTCGCGATCTTCATTCTGATCCGGCAGGTCAATCGGCTCCAGCAGCCGCCCGCAGCGGCACCAATCACCAAGGCCTGCCCGTACTGTGTCTCGGCGATCGCCATCAAGGCAACGCGCTGCCCGCATTGTACGTCCGAACTGAAAGCAGCGTGA
- a CDS encoding carboxypeptidase regulatory-like domain-containing protein, which produces MGTKGIRRACLQLAVVLAVAASAEAGEVRGKVTGTIEDGPAVVWIEGVSSSAVPKQDTVITHTAGGKFEPFLSVGFVGNSFVLRNDDGTMHNTHLYMRLAYQKEVSQRPLHYGATVYNVALPHSGVEVRKPIVPFHRYREETGFIEVVCNRHPDEHAFVLVFDHPYAAITKEDGSFTIPEVPPGEHQVRVWRAGSVTKGKVVNVKDSKPTEVVIEQG; this is translated from the coding sequence ATGGGAACGAAAGGGATACGCAGAGCCTGTTTGCAGTTGGCGGTCGTGCTTGCAGTGGCGGCGTCAGCCGAAGCAGGGGAGGTACGGGGAAAGGTCACCGGCACGATAGAAGACGGACCGGCGGTGGTTTGGATCGAGGGCGTGAGCAGCAGCGCGGTGCCCAAGCAGGATACGGTCATCACGCACACGGCCGGCGGAAAGTTCGAGCCGTTTCTCAGCGTCGGCTTCGTTGGCAACTCGTTTGTGCTGCGCAACGACGACGGCACGATGCACAACACTCACCTGTACATGCGGCTGGCCTACCAGAAAGAAGTCTCGCAGCGCCCGCTGCATTACGGCGCCACGGTCTACAACGTGGCCCTGCCGCATTCGGGGGTCGAGGTGCGCAAGCCGATCGTACCGTTCCACCGCTACCGTGAGGAGACCGGTTTCATCGAGGTGGTGTGTAACCGCCACCCCGACGAGCACGCTTTCGTGTTGGTCTTCGATCATCCCTACGCGGCCATCACCAAGGAAGATGGCAGCTTTACCATCCCCGAGGTTCCGCCCGGAGAACATCAGGTGCGCGTGTGGCGCGCCGGCAGCGTCACTAAGGGTAAGGTCGTAAACGTCAAAGACAGCAAGCCCACCGAAGTGGTGATCGAGCAGGGGTGA